From the Manihot esculenta cultivar AM560-2 chromosome 14, M.esculenta_v8, whole genome shotgun sequence genome, the window TGCCTTTGATTCCATGGCAAGTCAAGCAAGTTCACGCAAAACATTTATCGACTCTTCGATAAGTTTAGCAAGGGCTTATAATTTCCATGGCTTAGACCTTGACTGGGAATACCCCAACACCACCACCCAGATGACCAACTTCGGTTTGCTTCTCAATGAGTGGAGAGCTGCTGTGGCTGCCGAGGCTCAGAACTCCGGCAGAACACCACTGCTTTTATCTGCAGCAGTTCTTTACTTATCTTATTACTACTCAACCTCAGTGCCTTACCCAATTCAGGCTGTATCAAACAGCTTGGATTGGATCAACTTAATGGCGTATGATTTTTACGGACCTGGGTGGTCAAATGTTACCGGACCTCCGGCAGCATTATACAATCCAGGGACTACAGTTAGTGGAGATTATGGGGTCACGAGTTGGATTAATGCTGGTTTGCAAGCTAATAAAATAGTATTAGGGTTTCCTTTCTTCGGTCGAGCTTGGCAACTTGCAAATGCTAGTGAAAATGGATTCTTTGCAGACACCGTCGGTGCAGCCTTGACCGACGCCGTAATATATTCAGAAATCGAGGAGTTTATTGATGATAATGATATTACAGCTCTTTATAATGGAACTTATGTTTCGAATTATTGTTATTTTGGTACGACATGGATAGGCTACGATGATACACAGAGTGTTTCTGCTAAGGTTTCTTATGTTAAGGATAAAGCACTCCTTGGTTACTTCGCTTGGCAAGTGTCTGGTGACGATGATGATTGGACTCTTTCTCGCCAAGGTCAGTATGAATTTTTTTCGTTAATTCTTATTAATTACATTTAATTTAGTCCTCTTAGCAAAATAGGCTAAACTTGCACTCAATTAATTCAAAGAATGAGATTAAGTGTGAGAGTTAGGAGAGCACTTTCCATATGCATCTAATTATTTTTcgactaaattaattaattattaaaatcacaaaattaattaattaattcaaaagaatgagattaatctaaaattttcattttttggcATTGCAGCTGCATCGACATGGGGAGCATAAACACATATTGCTGGAACACAGAGAGAGGAGATTTCTGATGTGTTGTTTATTACTTGCAATAAGGCTTTGTATGTGAGCCATGTTCATCAACCATTAGTGTATTGACATTACTTCCTATGATTTATTAGAATAAAACATAATCTTTTTTCCTATTAACTAAAAAAAGATTATCgaatttctttcattttatgttatttaatgtcttaaaaataaaagaagactAATCAAACTACTTTTCATTGGCagtgtaaaatttaatttaacgtGTATGTTTAATCAAtactctataattttaataatatgttattatattttaaacatgatttaattatatttttaattaattaaatataagttTAAATAACATGAAAGAAAATCAATCAGATtacttttttcatatttaattttaaacaccCACTTACATCCAATGGGATTCTGTCCTTGTGGGAGATCAACTAGTGTTCATGTGTTGTTTTACTCTAAGGCAGCCATTTTTGCATCTGTAGCCTTCCTCCATTGTTCATGCTTAACAACTTCAGACTATGTCTTAGGCTCAATATTGGTAGTAATAGACAAGTATAAATGAGTATAAGATGGAGATAGATTATGATATGATAGTACAAAAGACAGAGGATACTTGATGTTTGGTGAAG encodes:
- the LOC110631228 gene encoding class V chitinase gives rise to the protein MATKVFPLFFAALLFLLQFHSSSAQNAVRGAYWYYGSGFQVSEIESNLFTHLFCAFADLDPQTNQVTIPSGSQAQFFTFTQIVQRKNPSVKTLLSIGGGGGDKVAAAFDSMASQASSRKTFIDSSISLARAYNFHGLDLDWEYPNTTTQMTNFGLLLNEWRAAVAAEAQNSGRTPLLLSAAVLYLSYYYSTSVPYPIQAVSNSLDWINLMAYDFYGPGWSNVTGPPAALYNPGTTVSGDYGVTSWINAGLQANKIVLGFPFFGRAWQLANASENGFFADTVGAALTDAVIYSEIEEFIDDNDITALYNGTYVSNYCYFGTTWIGYDDTQSVSAKVSYVKDKALLGYFAWQVSGDDDDWTLSRQAASTWGA